Proteins found in one Streptococcus anginosus subsp. whileyi MAS624 genomic segment:
- the radC gene encoding RadC family protein, with amino-acid sequence MYSISFQEDSLLPRERLVAEGAEQLSNQELLSILIRTGNKKETVFQVSQRILSTISSLNDLRNMTLQELQSISGIGRVKAIELQAMIELGQRVSKAELITQEQILGSQKLAKKMQQELGHKKQEHLVALYLNTQNKIIHQQTIFIGSVSSSIAEPREILHYAVKHMATSIILVHNHPSGAVLPSKNDDEVTKHVKEACELMGFILLDHLIVAEKDYYSYREETDLI; translated from the coding sequence ATGTATAGTATTTCATTTCAGGAAGATTCTTTGTTGCCAAGGGAACGTTTAGTTGCAGAAGGTGCAGAACAATTGAGCAATCAAGAATTGTTATCCATTCTTATCCGCACGGGCAATAAAAAAGAAACTGTTTTTCAAGTTTCTCAACGAATTTTATCAACTATTTCTAGTTTGAATGATTTGCGCAATATGACGCTACAAGAATTGCAATCAATCTCTGGAATTGGTCGTGTCAAAGCTATTGAATTACAAGCTATGATTGAATTAGGACAGCGAGTCAGTAAGGCAGAATTGATTACGCAAGAGCAAATTTTAGGTAGTCAAAAGCTGGCGAAAAAAATGCAACAAGAATTGGGGCATAAGAAGCAGGAACACCTTGTGGCTTTATATCTGAATACTCAAAACAAAATCATTCATCAGCAGACGATTTTTATCGGTAGTGTGTCAAGCAGTATTGCAGAGCCACGAGAAATCCTGCATTATGCTGTAAAACACATGGCGACATCCATTATTTTGGTGCACAATCATCCGTCAGGAGCTGTACTGCCAAGCAAAAATGACGATGAAGTGACCAAACATGTAAAAGAAGCGTGTGAATTAATGGGCTTCATCTTACTGGATCATCTCATCGTCGCAGAGAAAGATTATTATAGTTATCGCGAAGAAACAGACTTGATTTAA
- a CDS encoding NAD kinase — protein MKNTGKRIGIISNRRRQSQELCRQLKQKLKQNHFILNDNNPDIVISIGGDGMLLSAFHKYEDQLDKVRFVGVHTGHLGFYTDYRDFELDKLIDNLKLDTGAKVSYPILNVKIFHGNNEICIKRALNEATVKRSGRTMVADIIINQVHFERFRGDGISVSTPTGSTAYNKSLGGAVLHPTIEALQIAEVASLNNRVFRTLGSSIIVPKKDKIEIMPTWNDRHAISIDNQNFMINNISKIEFQIDQHKINFLATPSHTSFWNRVKDAFIGEVEE, from the coding sequence ATGAAGAATACAGGTAAAAGAATAGGGATTATCAGTAATCGCAGACGGCAAAGTCAAGAACTTTGTCGCCAATTAAAACAAAAATTAAAGCAAAATCATTTTATTTTGAATGATAATAATCCTGATATTGTCATTTCAATCGGTGGCGACGGGATGCTTTTGTCAGCCTTTCACAAATATGAAGATCAGCTAGACAAAGTTCGCTTTGTTGGTGTTCACACAGGACATTTGGGCTTTTATACAGATTATCGAGATTTTGAGTTGGACAAACTAATTGATAATTTAAAATTAGATACGGGCGCAAAGGTGTCCTATCCGATTTTAAATGTTAAAATTTTCCATGGAAATAATGAAATTTGTATAAAGCGTGCATTAAACGAGGCGACAGTCAAGCGTTCTGGACGAACAATGGTCGCTGATATCATTATCAATCAAGTGCATTTTGAGCGCTTTCGTGGTGATGGCATTTCAGTATCAACTCCGACAGGAAGCACAGCTTACAATAAATCGCTAGGCGGAGCTGTTCTCCACCCGACTATTGAAGCTCTTCAGATTGCAGAAGTTGCAAGCTTAAACAATCGTGTGTTTCGGACTTTGGGCTCCTCAATTATCGTTCCTAAGAAAGATAAAATTGAAATTATGCCGACTTGGAATGATCGACATGCAATTTCGATTGACAATCAAAATTTTATGATTAACAATATTTCTAAAATTGAATTTCAAATCGATCAACATAAGATTAACTTTCTTGCTACACCGAGTCATACGAGCTTCTGGAATCGTGTCAAAGATGCCTTTATCGGCGAGGTGGAGGAATGA
- the phoU gene encoding phosphate signaling complex protein PhoU — MLRVQFEEDLAKLHNQFYAMGNEVLSQINRTVRAFVTHDRELAKEVIEEDAEVNEYEVKLEKKSLEIIALQQPVSQDLRTVITVLKASSDVERMGDHAVSIAQATIRMKGEVRIQSVEEEISKMGRDVKNFVEAALDLYLNGDVDKAYEVAAMDEKINQYFDDIRDLATQEIKSNPDLIVTGRDYFQVISYLERIGDYAKNICEWVVYFETGKIVEM; from the coding sequence ATGCTTAGAGTACAATTTGAAGAAGACTTAGCAAAACTCCATAACCAATTTTATGCAATGGGAAATGAAGTTTTGTCACAGATTAATCGCACAGTTCGCGCATTTGTGACCCACGACCGCGAATTAGCAAAAGAAGTAATCGAAGAAGACGCAGAAGTGAATGAGTATGAAGTAAAGTTGGAGAAAAAATCTCTGGAAATTATTGCTTTGCAGCAGCCAGTTTCACAAGACTTACGCACAGTTATTACAGTTTTGAAAGCAAGTAGTGATGTGGAAAGAATGGGCGACCACGCTGTTTCCATTGCACAGGCGACGATCCGCATGAAAGGAGAAGTTCGCATCCAGTCTGTTGAGGAAGAAATCAGCAAGATGGGGCGTGATGTTAAAAACTTTGTGGAAGCAGCGCTTGATCTTTACCTTAATGGCGATGTGGACAAGGCTTACGAAGTAGCTGCTATGGATGAGAAAATCAATCAGTACTTTGATGATATTCGAGACCTAGCAACGCAAGAAATTAAGTCAAATCCAGATTTGATTGTGACAGGTCGTGATTACTTCCAAGTTATTTCGTACTTAGAACGTATTGGTGATTACGCCAAAAATATCTGTGAATGGGTTGTTTATTTTGAAACAGGTAAAATTGTTGAAATGTAA
- the pstB gene encoding phosphate ABC transporter ATP-binding protein PstB, with the protein MTEYNWNEKHIVTFPEEEVVLSTKNLHVYYGKNESIKGVDMQFKKNKITALIGPSGSGKSTYLRSLNRMNDTIDIAKVTGEIWYEGIDINRPDINVYEMRKHIGMVFQRPNPFAKSVYRNITFAHERAGVKDKKILDEIVETSLKQAALWEQVKDDLHKSALMLSGGQQQRLCIARAISVKPEILLMDEPASALDPIATAQLEETMLELKKNYTIIIVTHSMQQAARASDYTGFFYLGDLIEYDETANIFQNAKLQSTNDYVSGHFG; encoded by the coding sequence ATGACAGAATATAACTGGAATGAAAAACATATTGTTACTTTTCCTGAGGAAGAGGTTGTTTTATCAACGAAGAATTTGCATGTTTACTATGGTAAAAACGAATCCATTAAAGGGGTTGATATGCAGTTCAAGAAAAATAAGATTACAGCTCTTATCGGGCCTTCAGGTTCTGGTAAATCAACCTATCTTCGCAGCTTGAATCGGATGAATGATACGATTGACATTGCTAAAGTCACTGGTGAGATTTGGTATGAAGGTATTGACATTAATCGCCCAGATATCAATGTCTATGAAATGCGGAAGCATATCGGAATGGTCTTTCAAAGACCAAATCCTTTTGCTAAATCTGTTTACCGCAACATCACCTTTGCGCATGAACGTGCCGGTGTTAAGGATAAGAAAATCTTAGATGAAATTGTAGAAACATCTCTAAAACAAGCAGCTCTGTGGGAACAAGTAAAGGATGACCTTCATAAATCTGCTTTGATGTTATCAGGCGGTCAGCAGCAACGTCTCTGCATTGCCAGAGCCATTTCCGTGAAGCCAGAAATACTTCTAATGGATGAACCTGCTTCTGCACTCGATCCAATCGCAACAGCGCAGTTAGAAGAAACGATGTTAGAGTTGAAGAAGAACTATACGATTATCATCGTGACCCACAGCATGCAGCAAGCGGCGCGTGCGAGCGATTATACTGGTTTCTTCTATCTTGGTGATTTAATCGAATATGATGAAACTGCCAATATTTTCCAAAATGCTAAGTTACAGTCTACGAATGACTATGTTTCTGGTCATTTTGGCTAA
- the pstB gene encoding phosphate ABC transporter ATP-binding protein PstB has translation MTEPILQIKDLSVYYNKKKALNSVSLDVLPYEITALIGPSGSGKSTLLKAINRMGDLNPEVTTTGTVIYNGHNIYSPRTDTVELRKEIGMVFQQPNPFPMTIYENVIYGLRINGVKDKEVLDEVVETSLKGASIWDEVKDRLNDSAIGLSGGQQQRVCVARVLATSPKIILLDEPTSALDPISAGKIEETLHGLKDQYTMLLVTRSMQQASRISDKTAFFLNGDLIEFNATKEMFLSPIHKETEDYITGKFG, from the coding sequence ATGACAGAACCTATTTTACAAATCAAGGACTTGTCGGTTTATTATAACAAAAAGAAAGCTCTTAATAGTGTATCATTGGATGTATTGCCTTATGAGATTACAGCTTTGATTGGTCCTTCTGGGTCGGGAAAATCAACCCTCTTAAAAGCAATTAATCGCATGGGTGATTTAAATCCAGAGGTGACAACGACAGGCACTGTAATTTATAACGGGCACAATATTTACAGTCCACGGACAGATACGGTGGAGCTTCGCAAAGAAATTGGAATGGTTTTTCAACAGCCCAATCCATTTCCAATGACGATTTATGAAAATGTTATTTACGGTTTGCGAATCAATGGCGTTAAAGACAAAGAGGTACTAGATGAAGTAGTTGAAACATCATTAAAAGGAGCATCTATTTGGGATGAAGTGAAAGATCGTTTGAATGATTCAGCGATTGGCTTGTCAGGAGGTCAGCAGCAACGTGTCTGTGTGGCTCGTGTTTTGGCGACAAGTCCGAAAATCATCCTTTTAGATGAGCCAACATCAGCACTTGATCCCATTTCTGCAGGAAAAATTGAAGAAACACTTCATGGGCTGAAAGATCAATATACAATGTTACTCGTGACCCGCTCAATGCAACAGGCTAGTCGTATTTCAGATAAGACAGCTTTCTTCCTAAATGGCGATTTGATTGAGTTTAATGCCACGAAAGAGATGTTCCTCAGTCCGATTCATAAGGAAACGGAAGATTATATCACAGGCAAGTTTGGTTAG
- a CDS encoding GTP pyrophosphokinase family protein, protein MEVEWEEFLDPYIQAVGELKIKLRGIRKQYRKQKQHSPIEFVTGRVKPIESIKEKMALRGIKEENLAQDMQDIAGLRVMVQFVDDVEEVLDVLRKRHDMRIIQERDYIKNRKASGYRSYHVIIEYPVDTINGNKIILAEIQIRTLSMNFWATIEHSLNYKYKGEFPDEIKKRLEITAKIAYQLDEEMGKIRDDIQEAQALFDPISRKLNDGVGNSDDTDEEYR, encoded by the coding sequence ATGGAAGTAGAATGGGAAGAGTTTCTGGATCCTTATATTCAAGCGGTTGGTGAGTTGAAAATCAAACTGCGCGGGATTCGCAAACAATACCGAAAACAGAAACAGCATTCTCCGATTGAATTTGTAACAGGTCGTGTAAAACCGATAGAAAGTATCAAAGAAAAAATGGCTTTGCGTGGGATTAAAGAGGAAAATCTAGCGCAAGATATGCAAGATATAGCTGGTTTGCGTGTAATGGTTCAATTTGTGGATGACGTAGAAGAAGTTTTGGATGTTTTGCGAAAGCGCCACGACATGCGGATTATCCAGGAGCGAGACTATATTAAAAACCGTAAGGCTAGTGGTTATCGAAGCTACCATGTCATTATTGAATATCCTGTTGATACAATTAATGGCAATAAAATCATTTTAGCAGAAATTCAAATTCGTACTCTGTCCATGAATTTTTGGGCAACGATTGAACATTCTCTGAATTATAAGTATAAAGGAGAATTTCCAGATGAGATTAAGAAACGTTTGGAAATTACAGCAAAAATTGCCTATCAATTAGACGAAGAAATGGGAAAAATTCGCGATGATATTCAAGAGGCACAAGCTTTATTTGATCCAATTAGTCGTAAATTAAATGATGGCGTAGGAAATAGTGACGATACAGATGAAGAATACAGGTAA
- a CDS encoding ribose-phosphate diphosphokinase, protein MTDKAQMKLFALNSNHDIAEKIAKAADVPLGKLSSRQFSDGEIQVNIEESVRGFDVFIIQSTSFPVNNHLMELLIMVDACNRASANSVNVVMPYFGYARQDRTAAPREPITAKLVANMLVKAGVDRVLTLDLHAVQVQGFFDIPVDNLYTVPLFAKHYCEKGLSGEDVVVVSPKNSGVKRARSLAEHLDAPIAIIDYAQDDSHRNEGYIIGDVAGKKAILIDDILNTGRTFAEASKIVEREGATEIYAVSSHGLFVEGAAEKLDNSPIKEILVTDSVATKEKTPKNVQYITASGLIGDAIVRIHKRKPVSPLFAYNKKK, encoded by the coding sequence CTGACGGATAAAGCACAGATGAAGTTGTTTGCACTAAATTCCAATCACGATATTGCCGAAAAAATCGCTAAAGCTGCTGATGTGCCTCTTGGAAAACTTTCATCACGTCAATTTTCAGACGGAGAAATCCAAGTAAACATCGAGGAAAGTGTGCGTGGCTTTGATGTATTTATCATTCAATCAACAAGTTTTCCTGTCAATAATCATTTGATGGAACTTCTCATCATGGTGGATGCTTGCAATCGCGCCAGCGCTAATTCTGTCAATGTTGTGATGCCATATTTTGGCTATGCTCGTCAAGACCGAACGGCCGCTCCTCGCGAACCAATTACAGCCAAGCTCGTAGCAAATATGTTGGTAAAAGCAGGAGTTGATCGTGTTCTAACCCTAGATTTGCATGCTGTCCAAGTTCAAGGCTTCTTTGATATCCCTGTTGATAACCTTTACACCGTTCCTCTTTTTGCCAAACATTACTGCGAAAAAGGCTTGTCTGGCGAGGACGTAGTTGTGGTCAGTCCCAAAAACTCTGGTGTTAAACGTGCTAGAAGCTTAGCAGAACATTTAGATGCTCCAATTGCGATTATTGACTATGCACAAGACGATTCTCATCGTAACGAAGGATACATTATCGGAGATGTTGCTGGCAAAAAAGCTATTCTCATTGATGATATTTTAAATACCGGACGTACCTTTGCGGAAGCTTCAAAAATCGTTGAACGTGAAGGTGCAACAGAGATTTATGCAGTTTCTAGTCATGGTTTATTTGTTGAGGGAGCCGCTGAAAAGTTAGATAACTCTCCTATCAAAGAAATCCTGGTTACTGACTCAGTTGCAACGAAAGAAAAAACTCCGAAAAATGTTCAATACATTACTGCAAGTGGGCTAATCGGAGATGCAATCGTTCGTATTCATAAAAGAAAGCCAGTTAGTCCTCTCTTTGCTTACAATAAAAAGAAATAA
- a CDS encoding DUF1831 domain-containing protein, protein MAFQTTIHLKDCPYSYSLGENVKKFTLRDNTFAETKVGNYELTRLLENVPNSGDGFLLKIIINKNLSGVKINITDKSGLRLVNIFKSEDNHIIQEKFYFLMDSLVERGIFTKQEQ, encoded by the coding sequence ATGGCTTTTCAGACCACTATTCACTTAAAAGATTGCCCATACAGCTACTCTCTTGGAGAAAACGTAAAAAAATTTACTTTGCGTGATAACACATTTGCTGAAACCAAAGTTGGAAATTACGAATTGACACGCTTATTAGAAAATGTTCCCAATAGTGGAGACGGCTTTTTGTTGAAAATCATTATCAACAAAAACCTTTCAGGTGTAAAAATCAACATCACAGACAAATCTGGCCTTCGGTTAGTGAATATTTTTAAATCAGAAGACAATCACATCATTCAAGAAAAGTTTTATTTCTTAATGGATAGCTTGGTAGAACGTGGTATTTTCACTAAACAAGAACAATAA
- the pstA gene encoding phosphate ABC transporter permease PstA gives MHAKKMDKLATGVLYTIAGIIVAILASLILYILVRGLPHVSWKFLAGQSSSYQAGGGIGIQLYNSLFLLVITLIISIPLSMGAGIYLSEYAKKGPVTDFVRTCIEILSSLPSVVVGLFGYLIFVIQFQYGFSIISGALALTVFNLPQMTRSVEDSLQHVHHTQREAGLALGISRWETIVHVVVPEALPSIVTGIVLASGRIFGEAAALIYTAGQSAPALDWSNWNIFSVTSPISVFRQAETLAVHIWKVNSEGTIPDAVEVSAGSAAVLLIFILIFNLGARKLGGYLHKKLTSA, from the coding sequence ATGCACGCTAAAAAGATGGATAAATTGGCAACAGGCGTCCTCTATACCATTGCAGGAATCATTGTTGCTATTCTTGCTTCTTTGATTTTGTACATTTTAGTAAGGGGCTTACCTCATGTTTCGTGGAAATTCTTGGCGGGACAATCGTCTTCATACCAAGCGGGCGGCGGAATTGGAATTCAGCTCTATAATTCATTGTTTCTGTTAGTTATCACCTTGATTATTTCCATTCCTCTGTCAATGGGAGCAGGGATTTACTTATCTGAGTATGCAAAAAAAGGTCCGGTAACAGATTTTGTCAGAACCTGTATTGAAATTTTATCATCCCTGCCGTCCGTTGTTGTCGGTCTCTTTGGATATTTGATTTTTGTTATTCAATTTCAATATGGTTTCTCAATCATTTCTGGTGCTTTGGCTTTGACTGTATTTAATCTGCCACAGATGACACGTAGTGTGGAGGACAGCTTACAGCATGTACATCATACACAGCGTGAGGCTGGGCTTGCACTTGGCATCTCCCGCTGGGAAACGATCGTCCATGTCGTCGTTCCAGAAGCGTTACCAAGTATTGTGACAGGGATTGTATTAGCTTCTGGGCGTATTTTTGGGGAAGCTGCTGCGCTTATCTATACAGCAGGTCAGTCTGCCCCAGCACTTGACTGGTCAAATTGGAATATTTTCAGTGTAACTAGCCCAATTTCTGTTTTCCGTCAAGCTGAAACTTTGGCTGTTCATATTTGGAAAGTCAATAGTGAAGGAACGATTCCTGATGCAGTAGAAGTGTCAGCTGGGTCAGCAGCAGTACTTCTTATCTTTATTTTGATCTTTAACCTTGGAGCTCGTAAGCTCGGAGGTTATCTGCATAAGAAATTAACATCTGCCTAA
- a CDS encoding CYTH domain-containing protein yields the protein MNHLEIEYKTLLTKNEHQQLLPLFSDVSAIKQTNYYIDTADFLIRDAKMALRIRAFDNRAELTLKIPQQVGNMEYNQSFTLEKCHTLINTCVLPEGEIRTLLTHAAINLDELKVLGSLTTIRYEKETTIGLMALDENHYFDKTDYELELEVTDAKTGKEQFECFLQAHHIHYKYAKPKVARFAQNL from the coding sequence ATGAACCACCTAGAAATTGAATACAAAACACTTCTGACAAAGAATGAGCACCAACAACTGCTCCCCTTGTTTTCTGATGTATCTGCTATCAAACAGACAAACTACTATATTGACACAGCCGACTTTTTAATCCGAGATGCAAAAATGGCACTTCGAATTCGTGCTTTTGACAATCGTGCCGAATTAACTTTGAAAATTCCGCAACAGGTCGGTAATATGGAATACAATCAATCTTTTACTTTAGAAAAGTGTCACACACTCATCAATACATGTGTGCTACCTGAAGGAGAAATACGCACCCTGCTGACTCACGCTGCTATCAATCTCGATGAATTAAAGGTGCTAGGGAGCTTAACAACTATTCGCTATGAAAAAGAAACCACTATTGGCTTAATGGCACTTGATGAAAATCATTATTTTGACAAAACAGACTACGAATTAGAGCTGGAAGTGACAGATGCAAAAACTGGAAAAGAACAATTCGAGTGCTTTTTACAAGCTCATCATATCCATTATAAATATGCAAAACCTAAAGTTGCAAGATTTGCTCAAAACTTATGA
- a CDS encoding cysteine desulfurase family protein, giving the protein MIYFDNAATTPMSKAAITAMTQVMENTFGNPSSIHSHGRAASKILREVRQELAELLHTNSQHIIFTSGGTESNNTAIKGYALAHQDQGKHIITTAIEHHSVLETIEYLVDKFGFEATYIQPKNGEITAQQIKEALREDTILVSTMYANNETGYMLPVKEIADIVKHHPAAYHVDAVQVIGKLPVYPEELGIDFMSASAHKFHGPKGVGFLYFNHVKFDKFLHGGDQEDKRRAGTENLAAIAGMVAALKESLNCYQENMEHVESLKQQLLSELDGIHYYINNDSHALPYVINLGFPKQANDLLLMRLDLAGISISTGSACTAGAVEPSHVLEALYGSDSEQLKESIRISFSEQNTSEEVRQFTTTLKEILGG; this is encoded by the coding sequence TTGATTTATTTCGATAATGCAGCAACAACTCCCATGTCAAAAGCTGCTATTACTGCTATGACACAGGTTATGGAAAATACCTTTGGCAATCCATCTAGCATTCATAGCCACGGAAGAGCTGCTAGTAAAATTCTTCGCGAAGTCCGACAAGAGCTTGCTGAACTGCTTCATACTAATAGTCAACATATCATCTTTACATCTGGTGGAACAGAAAGTAACAATACAGCCATAAAAGGATATGCCTTAGCCCATCAGGATCAAGGAAAACACATTATTACTACTGCTATTGAGCATCATTCGGTTCTTGAAACGATTGAATATCTGGTGGATAAATTTGGCTTTGAAGCTACTTATATCCAACCTAAAAATGGAGAGATTACGGCTCAACAGATAAAAGAAGCCCTTCGAGAAGATACAATACTTGTCTCAACCATGTACGCCAATAATGAAACAGGCTATATGCTTCCAGTCAAAGAAATTGCTGACATTGTGAAACATCATCCCGCTGCTTATCATGTGGATGCTGTGCAAGTTATAGGCAAATTACCTGTGTATCCTGAAGAACTAGGAATTGACTTCATGAGTGCATCGGCTCATAAATTTCACGGTCCTAAAGGAGTCGGCTTCTTGTACTTCAATCATGTAAAATTTGACAAATTTTTACACGGTGGAGATCAAGAGGATAAAAGACGTGCAGGAACTGAGAATTTAGCGGCTATTGCCGGTATGGTTGCAGCTCTAAAGGAGAGCCTCAATTGCTACCAAGAAAACATGGAACATGTTGAAAGTTTGAAACAGCAACTTCTCTCTGAACTTGACGGAATCCATTACTATATAAATAATGATTCTCATGCACTCCCCTATGTAATAAATCTCGGCTTTCCTAAACAAGCTAATGACTTACTACTTATGCGTTTAGACTTAGCTGGAATCTCTATCTCAACTGGCTCTGCTTGTACAGCAGGTGCCGTTGAGCCCAGTCATGTTCTTGAAGCTTTGTATGGTAGTGATTCAGAGCAATTAAAGGAATCTATCCGCATTAGCTTTTCAGAACAAAATACTTCAGAAGAAGTTCGACAATTTACTACAACATTAAAAGAAATTTTAGGAGGATAA
- a CDS encoding redox-sensing transcriptional repressor Rex gives MKSEKNTTIPRATAKRLSLYYRIFKRFNSEKIEKANSKQIADAIGIDSATVRRDFSYFGELGRRGYGYDVKKLMNFFADLLHDHSITNVMLVGIGNMGHALLHYRFHERNKMKIVMAFDTDDHPEVGTTTNDGIPIYGISQVNDKLKDIDVKTAILTVPSTRAQEVATILVEAGVKGILSFSPVHLTVPKDVVVQYVDLTSELQTLLYFMKKGY, from the coding sequence GTGAAATCTGAAAAAAATACAACCATTCCACGCGCAACTGCTAAAAGGCTCTCTCTGTATTATCGGATTTTCAAACGATTTAATTCCGAAAAAATTGAAAAAGCCAATTCAAAACAAATCGCAGATGCAATTGGGATTGATTCTGCAACTGTTCGTCGTGATTTTTCTTACTTTGGTGAATTAGGTCGTCGTGGGTATGGTTATGATGTAAAAAAACTCATGAATTTTTTTGCTGATTTACTTCATGATCATTCTATTACCAATGTGATGTTAGTCGGTATCGGTAATATGGGACACGCATTACTCCACTACCGCTTCCATGAACGTAATAAAATGAAGATTGTTATGGCATTTGACACCGATGATCATCCTGAAGTTGGAACGACTACAAATGACGGGATTCCTATTTATGGCATTTCACAAGTAAATGATAAACTAAAAGATATAGATGTAAAGACCGCTATTTTGACGGTTCCAAGTACAAGAGCTCAAGAAGTGGCAACTATCCTTGTAGAAGCTGGCGTAAAAGGTATTCTCAGTTTCTCACCCGTTCACTTAACCGTTCCAAAAGATGTTGTTGTTCAATATGTTGACTTGACAAGTGAGCTGCAAACACTCCTCTACTTTATGAAAAAAGGGTATTAA
- the pstC gene encoding phosphate ABC transporter permease subunit PstC: MNEVAKKMLTKSKNSRLETFGKTITFLCMSLIVFVVAMILLFVAEKGLSTFFVNKVNIFSFLFGTRWNPSGKEFGALPMILGSFLVTLLSALLATPFAIGAAVFMTEVSPKGSKILQPAIELLVGIPSVVYGFIGLQVVVPFVRSIFGGTGFGILSGIFVLFVMILPTVTFMTTDSLRAVPRHYREASMAMGATRWQTIWRVTLKAARSGIFTAIVFGMARAFGEALAIQMVVGNSAVIPTSLTTPAATLTSILTMGIGNTVMGTVNNNVLWSLALVLLLMSLAFNTVIKLITKERGKKNYAR; encoded by the coding sequence ATGAACGAAGTAGCAAAAAAAATGCTGACAAAGTCAAAAAACTCTCGTTTAGAAACATTTGGAAAAACCATTACTTTTCTTTGCATGAGTTTAATTGTTTTTGTCGTTGCAATGATTTTATTATTTGTAGCGGAGAAAGGACTTTCGACTTTCTTTGTTAATAAAGTAAACATCTTCAGTTTTCTTTTTGGAACAAGGTGGAATCCATCCGGTAAGGAATTTGGTGCTTTACCAATGATTCTGGGATCTTTCCTCGTAACTCTCCTATCAGCTTTATTAGCAACACCATTTGCAATTGGAGCAGCTGTTTTTATGACGGAGGTTTCCCCTAAAGGCTCAAAAATTCTACAACCAGCTATTGAACTTCTAGTCGGAATTCCATCGGTTGTGTATGGATTTATTGGATTACAGGTAGTTGTTCCCTTTGTTCGCAGTATCTTTGGTGGAACAGGTTTTGGAATCTTATCAGGAATTTTTGTTCTTTTTGTCATGATTTTACCAACGGTGACCTTTATGACAACAGATAGCCTGCGTGCTGTACCGCGGCATTATCGAGAAGCTAGTATGGCAATGGGAGCGACTCGTTGGCAAACGATTTGGCGTGTGACGCTAAAAGCAGCTCGCTCAGGTATTTTTACGGCTATTGTCTTTGGAATGGCTCGTGCCTTTGGTGAAGCTTTGGCGATTCAAATGGTTGTCGGAAATTCAGCGGTTATCCCAACTTCTCTGACAACACCTGCTGCAACCTTGACCTCTATTTTAACAATGGGAATTGGCAATACCGTTATGGGAACCGTTAATAACAATGTCTTGTGGTCGCTTGCTCTGGTTCTGCTTTTGATGAGTTTAGCCTTCAATACTGTGATTAAATTGATTACAAAGGAAAGAGGTAAGAAGAACTATGCACGCTAA